A portion of the Hydractinia symbiolongicarpus strain clone_291-10 chromosome 10, HSymV2.1, whole genome shotgun sequence genome contains these proteins:
- the LOC130613271 gene encoding uncharacterized protein LOC130613271, which produces MTTTDKEKADFFLFGVIGAFIFFTFIAFLFNEGRHLCVLPLLKKLFPNRKFKTENDDDDETSSDDNVSRSSRGIHGNRTSVISFGKQDNFTLSFSGVATAAV; this is translated from the coding sequence ATGACGACGACAGATAAAGAAAAAGCCGACTTCTTTCTTTTTGGAGTTATCGGTGCATTCATCTTCTTCACTTTCATTGCATTTCTCTTTAACGAAGGAAGACACTTGTGCGTACTGCCACTCCTGAAAAAACTGTTTCcaaatagaaaatttaaaactgaGAATGACGACGACGACGAAACGTCATCTGACGACAATGTGTCGAGGTCATCACGTGGTATACACGGCAATCGAACTTCAGTGATAAGCTTTGGAAAGCAGGATAATTTTACACTTTCTTTCTCAGGAGTAGCTACTGCTGCTGTTTGA
- the LOC130612698 gene encoding uncharacterized protein LOC130612698: MTVPTPCEHDKDITKDAIDQIFLQPVETLEMLMNSFSTDPTSLNIQSGNLANIVSESTVNGEHFKLDSDDDQKCSVGGYADNEIQNVMLPEGTSSQSALFLEKGTPLAKVDNFVDETENIIISSPASSKSSGVVFAPKQIKRTDDKEDTANYLNLKGCASEANFKVEMINSVHHDDPLPGEAVVYQKPSPIVKSTQLLLSQSTEKMECHHEEKNDDSVESFKLDENFDYDQVAFTPKFDASIVNLPQR; the protein is encoded by the exons ATGACAGTACCAACACCTTGTGAACATGACAAAGACATAACAAAAGATGCTATTGACCAGATTTTTCTCCAACCTGTCGAAACATTGGAAATGTTGATGAACTCATTTAGTACAGATCCTACAT CTCTAAATATTCAATCTGGTAATTTGGCAAATATAGTCAGCGAATCAACTGTAAATGGAGAGCATTTCAAATTAGATTCTGATGATGATCAGAAATGTTCAGTTGGTGGCTATGCAGATAATGAAATTCAAAATGTGATGTTACCTGAAGGTACAAGTTCTCAGTCGGCATTATTCTTAGAAAAGGGCACACCCCTTGCAAAAGTAGATAACTTTGTTGATGAAACcgaaaacataataatttcATCTCCTGCTTCATCAAAAAGTAGTGGAGTTGTATTCGCACCGAAACAAATCAAGCGCACTGATGATAAAGAAGATACTGCAAACTACTTAAATTTGAAGGGATGTGCTTCTGAAGCAAACTTTAAAG tggaAATGATTAACTCAGTTCATCATGATGACCCTTTACCTGGGGAAGCTGTTGTATATCAAAAGCCTTCGCCCATTGTTAAGTCCACACAACTTCTTCTTTCACAGAGTACAGAAAAGATGGAATGCCACCACGAAGAAAAGAATGACGATTCCGTAGAAAGTTTTAAACTTGATGAAAATTTTGACTATGATCAAGTTGCATTCACACCAAAATTTGACGCAAGCATTGTGAACTTACCACAGCGATAA